AATCATCAAAGATCAAAGGGCCGCGATCAGGCTGATGTTTCGCCGATGCGTTTGCCTGAACCGAAAGTTCACCCAACTTTTCTCCGGTTTGTGCGCTTATTCTGAACAGATTTGTATCACTATTTCTCACAAATATCGATCCAAAAACTTCCACAGGACATTCTAGACTTCCAGTTTCTTGACTGGTCCAACTATGTTTCCCATCAAATTTACTGATTGCTACAAGTTGTTGGGCTGAAAGATAGAGAATATCCTTTGATATGAAAATACAATTGAACTCATATGACCCTATGTGCGGAAAGGTCTTATCCCATAATAATTTCTGCGAATTGATGTTAATTGCTATAACTCGAGAAGCCCTTTCATCTGTAAGATAAAGAACTTCATCATCCAACCACATTGGACCGCTGTAACCACCGATATCGAATTTCCATTGAAATCTACCTGATTGGGACTCAAATACCTGCAGAAGATCCTCCTGCGCAACGTAGATATGATTTCCTCCAGAAACAATGTATGGGTTGCTTCGACCAGTGATTGATTTTTCCCATAAAACATCCCCTGTTTTTAGATCGTAAGCTGTAAGAAACCAATCCCACCTGGCAACGTAAAGAAATTCTTGATTGATTGTGTACGACTCGATATTGGCTTGTTCATATCCGGGTGGTAATGAACGCCAAATGAATTTTCCTGTATCAGAAGAAAATACTGCAACACGTGATCCTTTCTCAGGAACTACCAAATATATGCCGTTAATCTTTGGCTTCAGAGTTGGAAAAATGACACTTGACTTGTCACTTGCTTCGGTTGCTACTTTCCATACCAATTTTCCACTATTGCCATCTATTTTGTAAATCGCGCCGCTTGTTCGAACATATATGAAATCGCCATCTTTTATAGGCGTCGTTACCACTTTTTCATCGGCTTTGAATACCCAAGAAACTGTTTGTGGAAAATTGTTTAGGGCAATTGGCTCTTTGGGGTTCCGTAATCCATTATTATGAACTACATATTGTACAATCACCCATCCTAGCACAACAAGAATAAAAAACACTAATGAGTCGCTCAGCTTGTTTATCGTTTTACTGGAGAGGCCTTGTTTATTTACCATTTGTGCATTTACATCCTAAACACACCAAACCCGCCGTCTTCCTTCGGAGCGTTCAACACAATGGACAATGCAAGCCCCAAAACCTGACGGGTATCTACGGGATCGATTACTCCATCATCCCAAATTCTGGCTGATGAATGGTAGGGGCTTCCCTCGCGCTCGTATTTTTCCAACAGCGGACGTTTGAACTCTTCCGCTTCTTCTGCGTTGAGGGGCGGTTTGCCCTCTCGCGCGAGTTGATCTTGCTTGATGGTGAGCATCACGTTCGCGGCTTGTTCTCCGCCCATGACGGCGATGCGCGCGTTGGGCCACATCCACAGGAAACGCGAGCCGTAGGCGCGGCCCGCCATGGCGTAGTTGCCAGCGCCGAACGAGCCGCCGATGACAA
This portion of the Anaerolineales bacterium genome encodes:
- a CDS encoding PQQ-binding-like beta-propeller repeat protein → MVNKQGLSSKTINKLSDSLVFFILVVLGWVIVQYVVHNNGLRNPKEPIALNNFPQTVSWVFKADEKVVTTPIKDGDFIYVRTSGAIYKIDGNSGKLVWKVATEASDKSSVIFPTLKPKINGIYLVVPEKGSRVAVFSSDTGKFIWRSLPPGYEQANIESYTINQEFLYVARWDWFLTAYDLKTGDVLWEKSITGRSNPYIVSGGNHIYVAQEDLLQVFESQSGRFQWKFDIGGYSGPMWLDDEVLYLTDERASRVIAININSQKLLWDKTFPHIGSYEFNCIFISKDILYLSAQQLVAISKFDGKHSWTSQETGSLECPVEVFGSIFVRNSDTNLFRISAQTGEKLGELSVQANASAKHQPDRGPLIFDDLLIVPFGDNRVFAYKIDE